In Methanocella sp., the genomic stretch CATTCTGATCTGAACGTCCTTGACCTTCCCTTCGCCTGCCACGCCATTGGGCCGGGAATGCACTACGCATAAGCTTTCAATCCGGTCGTCCGATACGAGCCCACGGGTCAGCTCGTCCGTATACTTCTGTATGCCGATTGAATCGGCAAATGCATCCGTGATTATGCCAGTTCTCATGGTCCCTCCCGTGGTTAGATTGTGGCATGGCCTTCGAGGTAATGCCTGATATTGGCCGATAGCTCATTCTGCCGGCTCAGCCTGCCCGTTGCCTTCAGGCCCTGTCCCAGGTATCTTTCCAGGTCGCTGACCTCGCGGGCGACTTTCACGTTCGCGTCGTTCTCCATGGCCTCCGCGATCTCGAGCTGGTGGTCGTCGATCACTTCGTTATATTTTTTTAGACGTGGAAAAATTACTATTGGCACGCCCTCCTCGAGCGCCGTCAGTATGGCGCCTACACCGGCGTGGCTCACGACAATCCTTGCTTCCCCATTCAGCTTTTTCATGTCGGGCATGCTGGCAAAATCAAAGTATTTTGCGTTTTTTGGGACATATTTCGTCGACCCTTTTTGGATGACGACTTCTTCGTTTATTGTGTGGGCGATGTCGTCCATTGCCTTTACGAGCCGGTCAAAGCCCTGGTCATGATTACCGACAGTAACGAATATCAGAGCACATTCCCCCAGTATTTTGCCTTCTTGCCATATTTTTCAAGTAAAGGCTTCCATTGTACCAGGAAAAGATCGCACACCGGGTAGACGATCTTACCACTGCCCGAAGGCTCTTTTACCCGGCACAGGCTCTCGATGAACATCGTGCGGATGCCCAGGAGCCGGGCGATATAAAAGACCGGTATGGCGATCTCCGATCCCGTGGAGACGATCAGGTCGGGCCTCTCCTTGAGGAGGATCCTTAAGATGCCGGGCGTATTAATTATATATTTTAGGGGGCTTTTACCCAGGTTATCGATCGTATATGCGTTGACAAGCTCCCTGGTGCGGAAGCCTTTATAAGTCAGAAAGAAGACTTCGTGGCCCTGGAAAGCGTCCATGAGCCGCAGGATCTCGGTCAGGTGTCCGCCATGGGAGCTGGTAAGACAGATCTTCATATTGCCTCGGTCTATGCCATATTATTATAATTTTATATATTATACGTTTATTGTTATAGCTTACAATGAATAAATATTTAACCACCGGGCTTCTGCCGGCCAATCGCTATTCTTTTCTAGCCATACGAGAATACTAGCCAGGCTACATCATCGATATGCAAGGCGTTCGGGTAAGATCTTTCATAAGCGTCCGGAGGACAGGGCTTTAAATTGAATACGATTGGAGAACTTTAATATAATATTAAAATAATAACATATACAGAGTTACCATCCTTATGATAAATGGAGATCGACATGGATAAACAACCCATTCTGGCCTTTGTTCTCTTGATCGGCGTGATCCTCGCCTTAGCTTTCCCGGGCTTTTATGGGCACCATTCGTCCAATGTCACGGCCACCCCAATCGACACATCAATACCGACGATCTACCCTACCCCTGTCTCGTCCCCGACGCCGACGCCTATTCCCGTCGTAAAGACGCTCGAATGGTCCGGATATTCCTGGATCGTCGACGACTATCGGGGGGGTGTCTTCACGACGAATAACGTCTGGGTGGACTCCGAGGGCAGGCTCCACATGAAGCTCATCTATAAGGACGGTAAATGGAACGAGTTCAACGTCATCCTCAAGGACCCCATCGGCTACGGAACTTACTCCTGGACGGTGGACACGGACCTGGAGGATATCCAGGACGTCCAGGATGGAGGGAATCCCAATTTCATCTTCTCCGGGTTCTCGTACGACGACTCGCTGCCCGACTACAACTACGGGGAGATCGATATCGAACATTGCAAGTGGGGTAACCCAGACCTTGATTCGAATACTGACTGGACCATCCACCCGGCCAACCACCTCGTCCAGTATAAGCATATCACGGGCGCGAATAATACGGATACGATCGAGTGGATGCCCGACCACATCAAGTTCAGCGTCCAGGGGCCCTCGCAGCCATATATGGAATATGTTTTTAACGATCATTCGCAAATACCTCCCGCTTCCGGCTACATGCAGTGGCTCTTCTACGTCGGGGAAGTCAAGAGCCATCCGCCCCCGAACAATATAGGATACTACGAGGCCGAAGTCGTGATCAGAAACTTCAAAATAGTTCCATATACTGCCTAAATTCATTTTAAATAAACCTCATTATAGTCCGCTCAACATGTAAGTGTAAATTTTGGAAAAATTATAGATAATATGTATAAAAGTAGCTATTTTATTACGTATTTTTACCAAATATTTTTATTAGATAGTAAAAAGTATATATACGATTGCTTATTAACAAAAAGTCCAGAAATACCTTATAAAAGATTCCATATCTACATAAATTGCCCCGTCATCCAGTGACATGGCATTTGAGGATAGGGAAAAAGGTGGTGTGGTTATTAAGATAAAAACTATTTCAGCATCTCTAGTATGCATGATAGTCCTGGTGTTGGCGAACGCAGTGCCAATGACTGCCGCCTTATCCACGGCTACCAGTATGGCAAATAATGCCCAGGCATCGGCCACCCCCGTGACGTCCATCAATTGGGCCGGATATACATGGCAGATCACCGACTATAAGGGTGGGTCTTTCACCTCGGATAACGTCTGGGTCGATACCGCCGGCAAGCTCCACATGAAGCTCATCTACGAGAATGGAAAGTGGGAAGGATACAACCTCATCCTCAACAATACCGTCGGTTACGGTACGTACAAGTGGAACATCGATACGGACGTGGGCGCCCTCGAGAAGGCGAACCCCAGCCTGTTATTCAGCCCCTTCCTCTTCGATAGTACGCTCAGCAGCCAGAACTACGGAGAGATCGATATCCACATGAGCAAGTTCGGAGCGACGGATGACCGGACGAACATGAACTGGACCATCCGCAGCGCGGGCCTGACGGACTATGAAGGTATCACGGGCGCGGGCGTGACCCACACGCTCCAGTGGATGCCCACTTACCTGAAATTCACGGCCCAGGGCCCCTCGCAGCCGTATAAGGAGATGAACTTTACCAACGCGGCGCAGATACCGAACGCCACGGGCAATATGCAGCTCCTGCTGTACATCGACGAGCTGAATAACGCGGCCCCGCCGAACGGCGCGAGCACGTACTCGCAGGAAGTCGTCCTCAGCGGCTTCACGTATACGCCATACTCAAAGACGCCAACGGCAACGCCTAAGCCTACGGTAACGGCAACGCCTAAGCCTACTTTGACTGTGACCCCGAAGCCTACGGTAACGGCAACGCCCAGGCCGACGGTAACGGCAACGCCCAGGCCGACGGCGACTCCTACGCCGACGCCCAGGCCCACTGCGACTCCGACTCCGACTCCTACGCCGACGCCCGGCTCTCAGGTAACATCCATTAACTGGGCCGGCTATAACTGGGAAGTCACCGACTACCACGGCACGAAGTTCACCACTAACAACGTCTGGGTCGACTCCCAGGGTAAGCTCCACATGAAGACGATCTACGAGAACGGCAAGTGGGAATGCCCCAACCTGGTCATGCCCGGGAACATCGGCTACGGTACGCTCAAGTGGACCGTGGACACGGATATCCAGAATATCCAGGACAGCCAGAATGGCGGTAACCCGTACTTCGTGTTCGCCCCGTTCACGTACGATAACACGCTCTCCAACTACGCTTACGGAGAGATCGATATCGAGCACTGCAAGTGGGGTAACCCCGACCTGCCGTCGAATACCGACTGGACGATCCACTCGGCCGACGATCACGTCGAGTATAAGCACATAACCGGCGCGAACAATACCTATACGCTCACCTGGAACCCGAACCTGATCAAGTTCGACGTCCAGGGGCCCTCGCAGCCGGACATGAGCTTTTCGTACAC encodes the following:
- a CDS encoding glycosyltransferase; translated protein: MWQEGKILGECALIFVTVGNHDQGFDRLVKAMDDIAHTINEEVVIQKGSTKYVPKNAKYFDFASMPDMKKLNGEARIVVSHAGVGAILTALEEGVPIVIFPRLKKYNEVIDDHQLEIAEAMENDANVKVAREVSDLERYLGQGLKATGRLSRQNELSANIRHYLEGHATI
- the pssD gene encoding PssD/Cps14F family polysaccharide biosynthesis glycosyltransferase, which gives rise to MKICLTSSHGGHLTEILRLMDAFQGHEVFFLTYKGFRTRELVNAYTIDNLGKSPLKYIINTPGILRILLKERPDLIVSTGSEIAIPVFYIARLLGIRTMFIESLCRVKEPSGSGKIVYPVCDLFLVQWKPLLEKYGKKAKYWGNVL